A window from Podospora bellae-mahoneyi strain CBS 112042 chromosome 1 map unlocalized CBS112042p_1, whole genome shotgun sequence encodes these proteins:
- the MSK1 gene encoding mitochondrial lysine-tRNA synthetase (COG:J; EggNog:ENOG503NUPU) produces MTLISFSTAAIFSSEESLGWPNPNILGGIWGLVVMGLRRRRGRLMVSRYGNVKRGGFKRLAWMLVSGKQKNRCGCWLACGFQHFVMPRVGSLDKRGGFLSERDDWLELSSGGGVRHVLKPWELQKIFLRKRSFPFAFGQQHQRRWEQAEFPVCWCETGKLNDAMRPSPSLQFLRPYAWVPVPHAAAFPHLRRAQLSQRCSFHLARQQELEQAGVLKYPRIRNDGGEIMRVPDFRAKYQDIQQGVVAEEEVTLRGRVESVRRAGSKLVFIDVRSEFENVQGLCNLGKLVDGTTGSGLKNLARLLNRGDIISVTGKATRTKTGELSIQATQLPEVLTPSLVPRPEKVEDTLHRHIDMLANRRTVDTLRLRSYITRYLRDFFHERNFLEFQTPILSGNAGGAVARPFTMHAEAVGKDVSLRIAPELWLKRLVVGGVDRVFELGPAFRNEGIDQTHNPEFTICEFYHAYANLQDLITITQDLIRGVAEHCAKLISNGTLSSLPEISDLPIYQQPFQQAEFIPALQDKLGFTFPDLTTPSAHSDLLSLLNSNSVPPFEGQDHFPLPKLLDKLAERYIEPLSLTTPLFITHHPVVMSPLSKSFLCPKTNQHVSARTELFVKGKELANMYEEENDPFAQREKFAEQIRQKDVEEGQKVEVDESFCYALASGLPPTGGWGCGVERLAMLMAGTGRISEVLSFGNLRNVVVGGSNAAVGGVTGEEREKKGE; encoded by the exons ATGACCTTGATCTCGTtctcgacggcggcgatCTTCTCCTCGGAGGAGAGCTTGGGTTGGCCGAATCCGAACATTTTGGGTGGtatttgggggttggttgttatGGGGttaagaaggagaaggggtcGGTTGATGGTATCGCGATATGGGAATGTCAAAAGAGGAGGGTTCAAGAGGCTTGCATGGATGTTGGTTTCTGGCAAACAAAAAAACCGATgcggctgctggctggcttgcGGGTTCCAACACTTCGTCATGCCAAGAGTTGGTTCTTTAGATAAGCGTGGAGGGTTCCTATCAGAGAGAGATGATTGGTTAGAGCTCAGctctggtggaggggtgCGGCATGTGTTAAAACCATGGGAGCTCCAAAAAATATTTTTGAGGAAGCggtcttttccttttgcttttggacaacaacatcagcgtCGTTGGGAACAAGCAGAGTTCCCGGTTTGTTGGTGTGAAACAGGTAAATT AAATGATGCGATGAGACCATCACCGAGTCTCCAGTTCCTGCGGCCGTATGCCTGGGTACCAGTCCCTCACGCGGCGGCGTTCCCGCACCTCCGCCGCGCTCAGCTGTCGCAGCGTTGCTCCTTCCACCTTGCTCGGCAGCAGGAACTGGAGCAGGCTGGTGTCCTCAAGTATCCCCGTATCCGaaatgatggtggtgagattATGCGCGTCCCCGACTTCCGGGCCAAGTATCAGGACATTCAGCAGGGCGTTgtggcggaagaggaggtcacCTTGCGAGGACGGGTCGAGTCTGTCCGTCGTGCCGGGTCGAAGCTCGTCTTTATTGATGTGAGGAGCGAGTTTGAGAATGTTCAAGGACTATGTAACCTGGGGAAGCTGGTCGATGGTACGACTGGTTCTGGTTTGAAGAATTTAGCCCGGTTGCTGAACAGGGGTGATATCATTT CTGTCACGGGCAAGGCCACGCGAACCAAGACAGGCGAGCTCTCCATCCAAGCCACCCAGCTTCCTGAAGTTTTGACGCCGAGCTTGGTGCCCCGGCCGGAGAAGGTTGAAGATACCCTGCATCGTCATATTGACATGCTGGCCAACCGTAGAACCGTAGATACCCTTCGTCTGCGGTCCTACATCACTCGCTATCTCCGAGACTTCTTTCATGAGCGCAACTTCCTTGAGTTTCAGACTCCTATCCTTTCTGGCAATGCTGGCGGTGCCGTGGCCAGGCCATTCACCATGCATGCTGAAGCAGTGGGCAAAGATGTCTCTCTCCGCATTGCCCCTGAGCTGTGGCTCAAGCGTCTCGTCGTCGGAGGTGTAGACCGCGTGTTTGAGCTCGGCCCGGCGTTCCGCAACGAGGGCATCGACCAAACCCATAACCCAGAGTTCACCATCTGCGAGTTCTACCACGCCTACGCAAACCTCCAggacctcatcaccatcacccaagaTCTCATCCGCGGTGTTGCCGAGCACTGCGCTAAGCTCATCTCCAATGGCACCTTGTCCTCACTCCCCGAAATCTCCGACCTGCCCATCTACCAACAACCCTTTCAACAAGCAGAATTCATCCCCGCCCTCCAAGACAAGTTGGGGTTCACCTTCCCCGACTtgaccaccccctccgcccacTCGGACCTTTTGTCGCTTCTCAACTCAAACTCGGTTCCCCCTTTTGAGGGCCAAGAccacttccccctccccaaactcctcgacaagctggCCGAGCGGTACATTGAACCCCtgtccctcaccacccccttgttcatcacccaccaccccgtcgtcatgtcccccctttccaaatCCTTCCTCTGCCCCAAGACGAACCAGCACGTCTCGGCAAGGACAGAACTGTTTGTCAAGGGAAAGGAGCTGGCGAACATgtacgaggaggagaacgaTCCGTTTGCCCAGAGGGAGAAGTTCGCGGAGCAGATCAGGCagaaggatgtggaggaggggcagaaggtggaggtggatgagagtTTTTGCTATGCGCTGGCGAGCGGGCTGCCGCCGAcagggggttgggggtgtggagtggagaggttggccatgctgatggcggggacggggagg
- a CDS encoding uncharacterized protein (COG:O; EggNog:ENOG503NXAW; BUSCO:EOG09263QPR), with protein sequence MASEKPKLEALEEEYAKINKLPRLTKAVEHVDKIIELLSAAREQVASAPESHTAITITKLQNPVKSAFEAVNDGLKGAAAANKKMGKALDKSFPLKPLPTDHDAMADHVSLINRAIAMHLLREGQFKVASTFIDEVQSTTKRENPEYLDERMDDGNYDEAASTTSSEAYDLSSLHSQELQESFAGMYYILQELKARNLMPAITWARKNSVELEARGSNLEFELSRLQFVWLFKGPSVNGLPDDENNGQRGALQYARSNFGRFQARHLNEINQLACSMAFAPNIAESPYRQLFAIDTAFSDVASSFTREFCSLLGLSAESPLYLAATAGALALPQLMKYTQKTLAKGTEWTTSNEMAFETPLPQSMLYHSIFVCPVSKEQTTDANPPMMIPCGHVLAKETLQKLCKGARFKCPYCPSEGILKDARQIIL encoded by the exons ATGGCGTCTGAGAAGCCCAAGCTGGAGGCGCTCGAAGAAGAATATGCAAAGATCAACAAACTCCCTAGACTCACGAAAGCGGTGGAGCATGTCGACAAGATCATCGAGTTGCTCAGTGCCGCTCGTGAGCAGGTAGCTTCAG CTCCCGAATCCCATacagccatcaccatcacaaaaCTTCAGAATCCCGTGAAGAGCGCATTCGAGGCAGTAAACGATGGGCTTAAAGGGGCAGCTGCCGCCAATAAGAAGATGGGAAAGGCACTGGATAAGTCCTTTCCTCTGAAGCCTCTCCCAACAGACCACGATGCCATGGCAGACCACGTGTCTCTGATAAACAGGGCAATCGCCATGCACTTGCTTAGAGAAGGCCAGTTTAAAGTGGCGTCGACATTCATCGATGAGGTTCAGTCAACGACGAAGCGAGAGAACCCGGAATATTTAGACGAGCGTATGGACGACGGCAATTACGACGAAGCTGCGTCGACAACGTCGAGCGAGGCCTACGACCTTTCATCCCTCCACTCACAAGAGCTTCAAGAGAGCTTTGCCGGGATGTACTACATTTTACAAGAGCTAAAAGCTAGGAACCTGATGCCTGCTATTACGTGGGCGAGGAAAAACTCGGTCGAGCTGGAGGCACGAGGGAGCAATCTTGAGTTCGAACTAAGCAGGCTGCAGTTTGTTTGGCTGTTCAAAGGGCCTTCCGTCAATGGACTGCCCGATGACGAGAACAATGGCCAGCGGGGTGCTCTCCAGTATGCTCGGTCAAACTTTGGCCGTTTCCAAGCACGCCATCTCAACGAGATCAACCAGCTGGCATGCTCCATGGCATTTGCGCCCAACATCGCCGAGTCCCCGTACAGACAACTGTTTGCGATTGATACTGCCTTCAGTGATGTTGCTTCCTCATTTACCCGCGAGTTCTGCAGTCTGTTGGGCCTCTCGGCCGAGTCGCCACTCTACCTAGCCGCCACCGCAGGCGCGTTGGCTCTCCCACAGCTGATGAAGTACACGCAAAAGACTCTCGCCAAGGGTACAGAATGGACAACCTCCAACGAGATGGCCTTTGAGACACCGCTTCCCCAGAGTATGCTCTACCACAGTATTTTTGTCTGTCCAGTCTCGAAGGAACAAACGACAGACGCCAACCCACCCATGATGATACCCTGCGGACACGTTTTGGCCAAGGAGACGCTTCAGAAGCTGTGTAAGGGGGCCCGGTTCAAGTGTCCATACTGTCCGTCGGAAGGTATACTGAAGGACGCGCGGCAAATCATTCTCTAG
- a CDS encoding uncharacterized protein (EggNog:ENOG503NVRW; COG:S), with the protein MSIRIPFPPAASLDGRAHREEDITLARTASNKNARPAVPETPDGAAAAKVEAALALTPASNRRRVVLPDPIAFKFLEGDPTVTVITRKYILPGYELYLVEQWACSRQSPALVIATYTADPKHSVVVGVLEIPGEEKDWSPRLRLYFSAIQHYHARPKETDIGELMVTNLSSFPSALTVIAVPDGDIQKHRQVFIVNENLKRLGCSGRSGLTLTDPTPATQAKFLQLYKTNEKIPFAQAVLELVRMCQMALHIFGMLDAEYVDGLLCDVTETAINNWWTEIGSEYFNTEPTDGILGPTTVAAMLGTLMGARNRLSYSGAPVAKDVFDLESTKKGIGTFQKSVKIERTRRLDRQTLLKLHSATAKAAAGDGGWGVHRAVKSTVAEIGGKRGELVIGMVGGKDKANIGDIETVDLGKFINLAYGERPKWLWHGKPRRTQQETAPGSAFGKELREETLVPQSGSRRTQSAPVEDELEAKKREDSPAVYAPPPVTNSAPITAESHNPGDRDALRKGIFKGVAGKVSDARSGLGRIRDAVGGGLRGHASRPSKDESPDTAISGYSSPSIATLAHSSAAVTSPVAVGKAFSWKVKPEEYANGAPKERDFGETGPSGLNGSAEGSETHPTGVRAESTSSQELLRAAEEKEALAEIRKDVLENTFSAAASEAGDLDAQPQQFLGAQGSSDLPLAFLQRRHSFTTIDALQRPLNDARYPRRLSFSEAEEAVLGWHEIISLADLPPSDAGVDPATTAFLQSQAELAYSLYHRLQEIQKDLANWVTGKLSGVDILNTTYGAQQAELQALYHAVSEAYARIRHSSGELVAEERGRLTEAVKDVEVLVAKLEYEISALVGKVNEVEDGVAQFEAQVEDLERRAEELKAALETESWAHCLVRTLTGIGSGPNITRARSR; encoded by the exons ATGTCTATCCGGATACCCTTTCCTCCTGCCGCCTCACTCGACGGCAGGGCACATCGCGAAGAAGACATCACGCTGGCGAGAACAGCTTCAAACAAGAATGCCAGGCCCGCGGTGCCAGAGACACCAGACGGTGCCGCAGCCGCCAAAGTGGAGGCTGCCCTTGCGCTTACACCTGCATCAAATCGTCGACGAGTCGTGCTTCCGGACCCTATAGCTTTCAA ATTTCTCGAAGGCGATCCAACAGTGACAGTTATTACGCGCAAATATATCCTCCCTGGTTACGAACTATACCTCGTCGAACAATGGGCTTGTTCGCGCCAATCACCCGCCCTCGTCATTGCGACCTACACAGCTGATCCAAAGCACTCGGTCGTCGTCGGGGTTCTGGAGATAccaggagaagagaaggattGGTCGCCGAGATTACGCTTATACTTTAGCGCTATCCAACACTACCATGCCCGGCCAAAGGAAACAGACATTGGAGAGCTCATGGTCACCAACCTCAGTAGCTTTCCTTCCgcccttactgtgattgcGGTGCCCGACGGAGACATTCAGAAGCATCGCCAAGTGTTCATTGTGAACGAGAATCTCAAGCGGCTAGGGTGCTCAGGGAGATCAGGACTCACCCTCACAGATCCAACACCCGCTACGCAGGCCAAATTTCTGCAACTATACAAAACAAACGAGAAGATACCTTTTGCTCAGGCCGTTCTGGAGCTGGTTAGGATGTGCCAGATGGCACTTCACATCTTTGGCATGCTGGATGCGGAATACGTGGATGGGCTACTCTGTGACGTGACGGAGACCGCAATCAACAATTGGTGGACCGAGATTGGCTCCGAGTACTTCAACACCGAACCGACAGACGGCATTTTGGGTCCTACAACAGTGGCAGCGATGCTCGGCACGCTGATGGGAGCGAGGAATCGGCTCAGTTACTCTGGCGCACCAGTGGCCAAGGATGTTTTTGACCTTGAAAGCACCAAAAAGGGCATTGGGACCTTTCAAAAATCTGTCAAGATAGAGAGGACAAGACGTCTAGACCGCCAGACGTTGCTCAAGCTGCACAGTGCCACAGCCAAGGCAGCcgcgggagatggtggttggggtgttCACAGGGCGGTCAAATCTACGGTTGCTGAAATTGGTGGCAAACGCGGCGAGCTTGTCATTGGCATGGTGGGAGGCAAAGATAAAGCCAATATTGGTGATATCGAGACGGTCGACTTGGGAAAATTCATCAACTTGGCCTACGGTGAAAGACCAAAATGGCTTTGGCATGGAAAGCCAAGGAGAACACAGCAAGAGACTGCTCCGGGCTCTGCATTTGGCAAAGAATTACGAGAGGAAACTCTTGTACCTCAGTCTGGAAGCAGAAGAACTCAGTCTGCGCcagtggaggatgagctagaggccaagaagagggaagaTTCCCCCGCCGTATACGCACCACCTCCTGTTACAAACTCAGCCCCCATCACAGCCGAAAGTCACAATCCCGGCGACAGGGATGCTCTACGAAAGGGAATTTTCAAGGGTGTTGCTGGAAAAGTAAGCGATGCTCGATCAGGTTTGGGTCGAATCAGAGAtgctgttggaggtggtttgAGGGGCCATGCCAGCAGGCCCTCCAAGGACGAAAGCCCGGACACGGCCATCAGTGGATATTCCAGCCCCAGTATAGCGACGTTAGCTCACTCGTCTGCCGCGGTGACGAGCCCGGTTGCAGTTGGCAAAGCATTCAGCTGGAAGGTCAAACCTGAGGAGTATGCGAACGGGGCTCCAAAGGAACGAGATTTTGGCGAAACAGGGCCATCTGGTTTGAACGGCAGTGCAGAAGGGAGTGAGACGCATCCTACAGGTGTCAGGGCTGAGTCGACATCATCCCAAGAACTGCTCAGAGCAgcagaggaaaaagaagcgCTAGCCGAGATACGCAAAGATGTACTAGAGAATACATTTTCCGCCGCGGCTTCAGAGGCAGGTGATTTGGACGCTCAGCCCCAGCAATTTCTCGGTGCTCAAGGGAGCTCAGATCTGCCATTAGCATTCCTTCAGCGAAGACACAGCTTCACAACCATTGACGCTCTACAACGACCACTAAATGACGCCCGTTATCCCCGCCGTCTGTCTTTTAGCGAAGCTGAAGAGGCTGTACTTGGCTGGCACGAGATCATCAGCCTGGCCGATCTGCCCCCATCGGACGCTGGCGTGGACCCAGCAACGACGGCATTTTTGCAGTCTCAAGCGGAGCTGGCTTACAGCTTATACCACCGGCTCCAAGAAATACAGAAAGACCTCGCCAATTGGGTTACAGGAAAACTGTCAGGGGTTGACATTTTGAATACAACGTATGGCGCTCAGCAGGCGGAGCTTCAAGCTCTCTATCATGCCGTCAGCGAGGCCTACGCACGAATAAGGCATAGCAgtggggagctggtggcagAAGAGAGGGGACGCCTGACCGAAGCCGTCAAGGACGTTGAGGTCTTGGTTGCCAAGCTCGAATATGAGATTAGCGCGCTGGTCGGGAAGGTGaatgaggttgaggatggggtggcGCAGTTTGAAGCGCAGGTCGAGGATCTTGAGCGCAGGGCGGAAGAGCTCAAGGCTGCATTAGAAACGGAGAGTTGGGCGCATTGTCTTGTTCGAACGCTCACGGGTATTGGTTCGGGGCCGAATATCACTAGAGCAAGGTCCAGGTGA
- the TIM10 gene encoding protein transporter tim10 (COG:U; EggNog:ENOG503P6VS), producing MTKCWNPQASQQPHRFFCLPETNIHASLLNPPLLTFPYRDTINRPLLLLNPITTNPQIPPKMFGFGQPKLSSEEKIAAVENEIKVMTEMQTRMAKICSQKCLDSTYREGELSKGEASCLDRCSAKFFEAHTTISEQLQKEQAAKGGMMGR from the exons ATGACGAAGTGTTGGAACCCgcaagccagccagcagccgcATCGGTTTTTTTGTTTGCCAGAAACCAACATCCATGCAAGCCTCTTGAACCCTCCTCTTTTGACATTCCCATATCGCGATACCATCAACCgaccccttctccttcttaaCCCCataacaaccaacccccaaataCCACCCAAAATGTTCGGATTCGGCCAACCCAAGCTCTCCTCCGAGGAGAAGatcgccgccgtcgagaACGAGATCAAGGTCATGACCGAGATGCAGACCCG CATGGCCAAGATCTGCTCCCAAAAGTGCCTCGACTCTACATACCGGGAAGGCGAGCTCTCCAAGGGCGAGGCCTCGTGCCTCGACCGGTGCAGCGCCAAGTTCTTCGAGGCgcacaccaccatctcggAGCAACTCCAAAAGGAGCAGGCCGCTAAGGGTGGCATGATGGGGCGGTAA